One segment of Haliotis asinina isolate JCU_RB_2024 chromosome 12, JCU_Hal_asi_v2, whole genome shotgun sequence DNA contains the following:
- the LOC137258055 gene encoding proteasome subunit beta type-5-like gives MALADVCGYRPTKSSAFLNDIPGYGPSSLVEDALFTSQNFMVPCAANPTDNVKQMGNGDSDIKIHFNHGTTTLAFKFNQGVIVAVDSRATAGPFIASQTVKKVIEINPYLLGTMAGGAADCSYWERVLARQCRIYELRNKERISVAAASKLLANIVYNYKGMGLSMGTMIVGWDKRGPGLYYVDSDGERLTGDMFSVGSGSVYAYGVLDSGHRYDMSVEEAYDLGMRSIYHATHRDAYSGGVVNLYHMKETGWIKVSQTDVKELHFKYQEEKK, from the exons ATGGCGCTTGCCGATGTTTGTGGATATCGTCCGACAAAGTCTTCGGCTTTTCTCAATGATATCCCAGGGTACGGGCCGTCTTCTTTGGTGGAAGATGCCCTGTTCACATCACAGAACTTCATGGTACCATGTGCAGCCAAT CCAACAGACAATGTAAAGCAAATGGGTAATGGTGATAGTGACATTAAGATTCACTTTAATCATGGAACAACCACCCTCGCTTTCAAGTTCAACCAAGGTGTCATCGTGGCTGTTGACTCCAGGGCCACTGCAGGTCCTTTCATTG CCTCACAGACAGTTAAGAAGGTGATTGAGATCAACCCCTACCTGCTGGGTACCATGGCTGGAGGTGCTGCAGACTGTTCCTATTGGGAGAGAGTCCTGGCAAGACAGTGCAG AATCTATGAGCTGAGGAACAAGGAGCGGATCTCTGTTGCAGCTGCCTCCAAGCTCTTGGCCAACATTGTGTACAACTACAAGGGCATGGGCTTGTCCATG GGAACCATGATCGTCGGCTGGGACAAGAGG GGGCCTGGTCTCTACTATGTGGACAGTGATGGAGAGCGGCTGACTGGGGACATGTTCTCGGTGGGGTCAGGTTCAGTGTATGCCTATGGTGTGCTGGACAGTGGTCACAGATACGACATGTCTGTGGAGGAAGCCTATGACCTAGGGATGAGGTCTATCTACCATGCTACACACAGAGATGCCTACAGTGGCGGTGTGGTCAATC TGTACCACATGAAGGAGACAGGCTGGATCAAGGTGTCCCAGACAGATGTCAAGGAACTACACTTCAAATATCAAGAAGAGAAGAAATAG